TTATAAAACCCATCAGAGTATAAAGGTTACTAGCCCATGAAGCAGTTAAAATCATCAGTAAAACCAACAGAATTTGTATTCCAAATGCAATGCTTACTTTTTGAGCCAATGGTTTTTTAATCAATGATTTTGCTATTATTCCACCTGTCATTAGTGAAAAACCAGACAATAAAGAACTATATCCTGTAGTGATAGCCGAATATCCTAAAACACGTTCTATGATAAAAGGACCTGATAAACTATAAACCAGAACGACACCAAAACAAATTCCGATAATAAGCAGTCCCAATATAAAATCAGTTGTTTTTAGCATATCTGAATAGGTTTTTGCTATTAATTTCAATTTGAATGGATGATAATGTTTTAATGATTCTCCGCTGTAAATAAGTTCTAAAACCAAAAATACTAATGATAAACCGCCAAGAAAATAAAAGTTAGATCTCCATCCAAAACTATTTTGCAAATAACCTCCTAAAAACGGAGCCATAATAGGTGCCGATGCCCAAATAATCGAAAATAAACTGATGTAATTTTTTAGCTTTTCTCCCGAAAAAAGATCAACAAAATAAGCTCTTTTTCCCACTACAATGAGGGCAATTGTAATTCCCTGAATAATTCGCATCGCGTAAATCACATAAATATCAGATACCAAGGCAATAACAAAACTGGTTATAGAAAATAAAGCAAGTGATGCAAGACCAATTTTATAACGCCCAAAACTGTCTAGTATACTTCCGATAAAAAACTGGCTTATACCCACACTAAACATAAATACAACTAACGAAAGCTGTACAGCCGATGCTGAGACATGCAAATCATTTGCCATTGCCGGAAGCGATGGTAAATAAATATCTGTTGCAAATCCCGATAACGGAATAAATGCCAGAGCTAGTATAGTACTGAAGCCCTGATGATTTTCTTTTAAAGTTTTCATTTTTATTTACTTTTAAAAATTATTCTCCATGTGCTTCGTCAGAAACAGATTTCCAATCTGAAAAGCTTTCCAAACGTTCTTCGTACACTTTTTTAACTGTTGGATATGCGAATGAACCTAATAGCAATCGCAAAGGCGGATTAGGATTGTCTACCAATTTAAGGATAACTGAAGCTGTAGCTTCAGGTTTTCCAAAGATACCCGGAGTCGAAACTGCTTCGCTAAAACCTGCTTTTACAGGATTATAAGCTTCAATACTTTGAGTTTGAAAAGCTGATTCTCCTGACCAATCTGTTGTATAGCCGTTAGGTTCAACTAATGAAACGTTAATTCCAAAGCCTTTAACTTCCGAAGCCAATGTTTCACTCAAACCTTCCACGGCAAATTTAGAAGCGTTGTAAAGTCCTAAAACCGGAAGAGTTACTAAACCTAAAAAGCTTGATACCTGGATAATGTGACCGCTTTTTTGTTCTCTCATAATTGGCAATACTGCTTGTGATAACCAAAGAACGCCAAAGAAATTAGTTTCCATTTGATTTCTAGCTTCTTCTTCAGATGTTTCTTCAACCGCGCCAAATAAACCATATCCAGCATTATTGATTAATACATCGATTCTTCCGAAATGTTCTTTTGCTTTGCTTACTGCTTCAAAAGAAGCGTTTCGATCATTTACATCTAATTGAATTGGCAAGACCAAATCTCCGTAGCTTTTTTTAAGATCTTGCAACGCTTCGGCATTTCTGCCAGTTGCTACTACTCTATCTCCACGTTTTAAAAATGCTTCTGCCCAGATTCTTCCAAATCCTTTTGTGGCTCCTGTTATAAAAATTACTTTTGACATTGTTATTATATTTAATTATTAAACTTTATATTAAAATAGACCGAACGGTCTTAAATTATTCAAAAAAAATAGTTTAGAGTACATATCTTTTAAATTCATCTTTTATTCCTTCTAGAATAATCTTCATTTGGGTATCACTTCCGATAACTTTCGTTAGTAAAATAGCGCCTTCGATCATTGCAAATGCTTTAATACTAAATTGCTCTGCATCAAACTCTGGAGATAATTGGTTGTTCTTAATTCCATCTTCAACAATGGTATAAAACCTTTTTTGAGCAGAAAAAATAGCCTTTTTTACATGTTCTCTTATTATTGGATTGGTGTCATCAGCTTCAAGTCCAAAATTCATTATAGGACAGCCTTCATCCATATTCTCTAAATTACTATATACTTTCAGTAAATTAAAAAGCCTTTCTTCAGCCGATTTACCTTTTAATAATGCGGAATCTAATTGCTTTGCCAATTGTGCTCTTAAGTATAAAAAAGACTCTGTACAAATTTCTTCTTTGTTCTCGAAGTTTCCATAAATACCGCCTTTCGCTAGTTTGGTAGCTTCCATAATATCGGTAAGAGAAGTTCCAGCCATACCTTTTTTATTGATAATCGGTGCCGATGTTTCTATAATAAACTGTCTTGTACGTTCTGCTTTACTCATGATAATTTCATTTTGACAGGACAAATTTAGACCGTTCGGTCTTAAATAACAAATATTTTAACTTTTATTTTTGAAAATCAATTTGATAGAAATCTAAAAGTAACTATGTTTTCCTTATATTTATAAGGGTTGAGAAGCTGATTATATTTATAAATTCATTAAAAATAAAAAAATTAAAGGTTAAGTATTATTTTTACTTTTTTGATAAAAATTATAATAATGGAAGCCAAAACAATCTTAAAAGAGCATGTCTCAAAAATTGCAACTTTAACCGATGCGGAATTTGATTATTTCTTTTCGCATTTTAAGCCAGAAACTTTTAAGAAAGGACAAGCTATTATTACCGAAGGTCAAGATGTTGATAAAGAATACTTTGTTCTTTCGGGCTGTTTAAAAACCTTCTTTTTAAATGATGAGCTCAAAATGTATATTTTACAATTTGCTATGCCAACTTGGTGGGCATCCGATTATTTGGCTCTTTATAATAAAACAAAAGCAACGGTTAATGTCGATTGCATTTCAGATGTAGAAATACTTTCTCTTGCTAATAGCGACCGCGAAAAAGTTTGTGCCGAAATGCATCAAATCGAACATTTCTTCAGATGGAGAACAAACAGAGGTTATGTTGCTACTCAAAAAAGACTGCTTTCTTTTATGAATAACGATACTAAAACCAGATACGAAGAACTCCTCGCACTCTACCCTGCTCTTTATAATATGGTTCCTAAACATTTAATTGCTTCTTATCTTGGAGTTTCAAGAGAAACTTTAAGCCGATTATACAACGCTTCAAAATAGCCGATTTACGAATGTGATCTACATCACGTAACCCATCTTCGGTATCGCCATTACTTTGTACTATAAATTAATAACAATTTAAAAGTATAAAAAAATGGAAACTCAAAATTTTAAAATTGCAAACGCACAAAGTAGTGTAAACTGGATCGGTAAAAAAGTAACTGGTCAACACAATGGAACTATTAACATTGAAGAAGGTAACTTCACTATAGTTAACGGTGATCTTGTAGCTGGAAATGTAGTTATCGACACTACTTCTATCGTAATTCTGGACGTTACAGATCCAGCAACCAACCAACAATTTGCAGGACATTTAGCTTCTGATGATTTTTTCTCTACCGAAAAATTTAAAACAGCATTTTTAGACATTACTTCAGTTGCGAAACAAAATGAAGTGAATTATTTTGTTGAAGGTAACTTGACAATTAAAGCAATCACGCATCCTATTGGTTTCAACTTAAAAGTAAATACCAGCGAAGATGAACTTAGTGCTTCTGGTAAAATTATCATTGACCGTACCAAATATGACATGAAATTCCGTTCTGGAAATTTCTTCACCAATCTTGGAGATACTTTAATCTACAATGAATTTGAACTTGATGTAAACCTTACAGCTAAACTAGCTTAATACTTGGAAATCATGCCATACGTAAAAATAGAAGTTACACGCGAAGGCGTTACTAGAGAACAAAAGCAACAACTTATTGCAGGAATCACAGCACTTATTACCGATGTATTAGACAAAGATCCCAATCTTACTCATGTTGTAATTCAGGAAATTGAATTAGACGATTGGGGTTTTGCAGGTGAACAAGTTTCGGTATTGCGTGAAAAAGGAATTACTGCTCAAAAAAAATAATTAATTAAAAGAAACATACAAATGAAAACAGTAATAGTAACCGGTGCATCTACCGGAATAGGAAAATCAATTGCTCAATTATTCTTAGAAAAAGGATATAATGTAGTCATCAATTCAGCTAATTTAGGTAATCTGGAAAGTACCTATAAAGAATTAGGGCATCCAAATCAATTAGCAATGGTTCATGGTGATATAAGTCTTATAGCGACTGGAAAGAAATTGGTTGAAACTGCCGTCGAACGTTTTGGAAGCGTAGATGTATTAATTAATAATGCAGGTATTTTTGAACCAAAATCGTTCTTAGATGTTGAAGAGCAAGATCTTGATAAGTTTTATAATATCAATCTTAAAGGGACTTTCTTTACCAGTCAATCGGCTGTAAAACAAATGTTGCAACAAAGTCAAGGTTCAATCATCAACATTGGAACTGTATTGGTAGATCATGCTATTGACGGGTTTCCTGCAACTGCACCAATTTCGAGTAAAGGTGGTATTCATGCCTTTACCAGACAGCTTGCCACCGAATTCGGAAAAAATAATATCCGAGTAAATGCCATTGCGCCGGGAATTATTAGAAGTCCGCTTCAAGCAAAAACAGGAGTTGATAATGCAGATTCATTAGCAGGTTTACATTTGCTAAATCGCATTGGAGAAACCAGCGATGTGGCTCAATTAGCTTATTATCTTGCCGAAAGTAATTTTGTTACTGGAGAAATTATTAATTTAGATGGCGGGCACGTTGCGGGCCACAGTATTAGATAATTAATTTAAACTATTATTAAATTTATCGTCATGGACAATTTTAGTACCAATACAGCTCTTATCACAGCTTTACTTATGAATTACTTCAATGGAGTATACACAGGTGATGTTACGCAATTAAGAAGTGTTTTTCATCCGCAGACTTTACTTGCGGGTGATATTAACGGACAGTCTTATTTTAAAACCCTAGATCAATATCTGGAAGGAGTAAAAAACCGCAAAAGTCCGAAGGAACTTGGAGAAGAGTTTAAAATGAAAATTATTTCATTGGAAATCATCAATAATACAGCTGTTGCTAAAACACAGGTTCCGATATTGGGATACAATTATTATGATCAGCTTAGCCTTGCTATTGTTGATGGCAAATGGATTATTGTAAACAAATTGCTAACGAATGTAAATCAGTAAGTGATGTGGAATTCAACTAAAATAACACAATTATTAGGCATAGATTATCCAATTTTACAAGGTCCGATGGGCGCTGGTTTTTTTACCACTGCCCTATTGGCTTCTGTTAGCAATGCTGGCGGGTTGGGTAGTTTTGGTGCCTATACTTTATCTCCTGAGGAAATTTTGGAAGCTGATAAAAAGATAAAGGAAGCAACGAACAAACCTTATAATATTAATTTATGGGTTAATGATGTCGATGCAGCTTTAGTCAATTATCCTCCTGAAAAATTAGAGAGAATCAAACAGCTCTTTAAACCTTACTTTGATGAATTAGGGGTTCCATTGCCAGATTTATCTACTGATATTCCATCAAAATTTGAAAAGCAAGTTGAAGCTTTATTCGAAATTAAACCTGCAGTTTTTAGTTTCATCTTCGGGATTCCTTCCAAAGAAATCCTTAACGAAAGCAGAAGATTAGGTATAAAAACAGTTGGAGCAGCAACAACTTTAGACGAAGCTCTTGCCCTTGAAGAAGCCAAAGTTGATGCCATTGTTGCAGCAGGATTTGAAGCTGGCGGACACAGACCTTCTTTTTTAAGACCTGCGCAGGATTCTTTTACCGGATTATTTACTCTTTTACAGCAAATAAAAGCAAAAACAAATACTCCAATTATTGCTGCCGGTGGTATTGCAGATGCAAAAGGTATTGTTGCTGCTTTGACTTTAGGTGCTGATGCCGTTCAGATTGGGACAGCATTTTTGGCTACAGATGAATCTGGTGCAACACCGCTTCACAGACAAATGTTATTCTCAGATGAATCTAATCATACTACAATTTCAAAATCGCTTACGGGAAGAATGGGCAGAATGATTCATAACCGAATATCTCAGAATATTGCTTTTGAAACAGAAGTTTTGCCTTTTCCATTACAGACAAAGTTAATAGCTCCTTTAAAAGTTGCTGCACTAGCACAAGGAAAAACCGAAATGATCAGTTTTTGGTCAGGACAAAATACAAGTTCTTTAAAATATCACAGTGCCAATGAGCTCATGCACGCATTAATTACTGAAACTGGAAACTTAATCGTATAGTAACTATTTGACTTAAACAAGAAGTAGCGAAAAAGACAGAGCATAATTCTGTTTTTTTTCGCTACTTTTTTAGATAAGTCTAATGAAGTTAAAATTATTTCATCAACAGGCTCTTATATTTGTCTATATTTTTTAAGACAATGCCAGTACCTTTTACAACAGCTCTTAACGGATCTTCTGCAATATATACTGGTAATTCTGTCTTCTGCGATATTCTTTTATCAAGACCTCGAAGCATTGCTCCACCTCCTGCGAGATACAATCCCGTATTATAAATGTCGGCAGCCAGTTCCGGTGGTGTCAATGAAAGGGTTACCATAATCGCATCTTCAATTCTCTGTATTGATTTATCCAAAGCTTTTGCAATTTCCCTAAAGCTAACTAGGACTTCTTTGGGTTTTCCCGTAAGTAGATCTCTTCCACGAACAGTGATATCATCTGGAGCATCGTCAAGGTCTTCCGTTGCAGCACCAACATCGATTTTTATTGCCTCGGCAGATGCATCACCAACATATAAATTATGATGTGTTCGCATGTAATACAAAATGTCACTGGTAAAAACATCACCTGCAATCTTTATTGATTTATCACAATTTATTCCTCCAAGGGCAATAACTGCAATTTCAGTAGTTCCTCCACCAATATCAACAATTAGATGTCCTTTTGGCTGCATAACATCTATACCTATTCCAATAGCAGCAGCCATTGGCTCATGAATTAAAAAAACTTCTTTACCGTTTACACGTTCACACGATTCTTTTACGGCTCTCATTTCTACCTCGGTAATTCCACTTGGAATACATACCACCATTCGAAGTGCAGGAGTAAAAAAACTTTTCTTTAATTCCGGTATGTTTTTTATAAACCAACTGATCATTTTCTCTGATGCATCAAAATCGGCAATCACTCCGTCTTTAAGAGGTCTGATTGTTTTAATATTCTCATGTGTTTTACCCTGCATCAAATTGGCCTCATGCCCCACAGCAATAATTTTTCCGTTTCTAATATCCCTGGCTACAATTGAAGGACTATCAACTACTATTTTTCCGTCGTGAAATATTAAAGTATTTGCTGTTCCTAAATCTATAGCTATTTCCGCCGTCATAAAATTAAATGCACCCATAATATAGTTTTGTTTAGATAGAAAACGCTTTTATTGTCCTTTTATTCCGCAAAAAGTATTTAGGATATGCTAAACTTATCATAAAATGAGATAGTTGAAGTAAAATCTTATTTTTATGAATAGAAAGAAAATTTTAAATAGGCTCTTATGATAATAAACCAAGTATTGTCTATTTCAAGGTTTAATTTGTCCATTTCAAGATGATTTCTATATTTTTTTTAAGGCTTAAATCACAATTTTGTCTCGTTAAATAACTTAAAATATAAAAATCATGAACACAAAAACAACAAAAATTATTTACTGGACTGGAATCGCATTAACCTCTTTATGGTTTGGTACAAGCGGATTATTTGAATTGACCAACAACCCAATTGTTTGGCAAATTACTCAGCAATTAGGGTATCCTGCACATTTTATTTATTTGCTTGGCGTATTTAAAGTAGCCGGAGTTATCACTTTATTAATCCCGAATAAATTGCTTCGATTAAAAGAATGGGTATTTGCAGGAGTCTTTTTTGATATCATTTTTGCATTTGTTTCGAAACTTGCTGTACTGGATTTTACCGCAGGTATAGATGCAATCATTGCCTTTGTAATGGTAACTGTAACATATGCGATGTTCCGTAAATTATATACAGCAACTTACAGTCCTGTTACATTGAATTAATAACAAATACATAACAATATAAATATCCTAATTATTTAATATTATGACATTTATATTGTTATTATTAATTAAAAACTTTAAACAAGTAATCACTTCAAAAAAGCTAATTTATATGAAAAAAATCATCCTAATTATATGCTTTATACTATCAGCTCTTTTCTTTATCAGCTGTTTTTTGTTTCCTGGATTATAAAAACAACCCATTAAATTATTCCTTAAAATGAATAATTTAATGGGTTATCTATTTTCTAACCAACTTAAAAAAGCAGTTGCCTTTTCTTTTCCGATTAGTAATTTCTCTTCTGTTGGAATGGTTAATTTGATGATTAGCTTGCGTGAAAAATAATGTTCCGCTTCTCTAATTGCTGTAAAATTCACTAAGTATTGTCTGTTGATTCTAAAGAATTGTATGGGTGATAAAAGTTTATGAACTTCGTCTAATGATTGTGTTATTTGATATTCATTTTTATCAAAAGTCATAATCGTTGGCGTTTCATTCTTTATGTAGAAAAGCGCAATATTCTCTGTAAGGACTGTTTGGTATTTGTTGTTTTTAAAAACTAAAAAACTACTTTTCCCTTTATTCTCGCCTGTACGTGTCAATAAATAATCAAAATCTGGCATTGCTTTTTTATTCCTTTGAAAGAAATTCTTCAATTCTCCTGCCTTCTTAATTGCCTGTGCAATACTTTCTCTAGAAAATGGCTTTAAGACATAATCGATTCCATTAGATTTGAAAGCTTCAATAGCATATTCATCAAAAGCAGTGCAGAAAATGACTGGCGAAAGAACTTCCACATTTTTAAAAATCTCAAAGCACAAGCCATCTGCCAATTGAATATCCATAAAGATAAGATCGGGTTGATCATTTTCTAAAAGATAACTCACAGCTCCATCAATACTTTGTATATACGACAAAATTTGAGCATCGGGTCTGATACTCAAAATTAATTGACCAAGGGCTTTGGCCGTTTTTACTTCGTCCTCAATTATTATGATAGTCATATTTCATTGGTATTTTTACTTTAAAAGTAGTTTCGTTTTTATCAATTTCAATTTCTGCATGCATCAAATGCATAAAGCGCTGATTGATATTATCAAGTCCAACACCGGTAGATAGTACTCCCCTTTTCAGTTGGATCTTATTTTCAACCACTAAGAAATCATTTTCAGTATATAATTGAATTCGTAAAGGTTTATCCAGAGAAACTACATTGTGTTTGATACAGTTTTCAATCAATAACTGTAACGTAAATGGCGGAATAACCGATTCGTATTGTTTCGAATCTACTTCATTTATTAGTACAAATCCATCTTCAAAACGAGCCTTCAATAAATAAACATAAGAATCCAAAATCTGAAGTTCTTCTCGAAGCGGTATTAAATCCAGTTTTCTACTTTCGAGTGTAAAACGATAAAAGTCTGATAATTTCAAAATAAAATCAGAACTCTGTGGATCCTGCATGTCCACCATCGATTTCAGCGTATTCAAACTATTAAATAAAAAATGCGGATTAACCTGTTGTTTCAAAAGTTCATATTGTGCGCCAAGATTTAGAGCATGAGTGCGCTCCAACTCCATTCCCATTTGCTGAGTTTGATAGTTTTGAAAAAGCAAATGCAAAAACATATAGACTATCAAATTGATTAAAACACCTCGCAATTCAAACATTATTGGAGCATCCATTTTTGAAACCTGAAAAAGTTCCTGGTGCACGACTACAAGAATAACCATTACAAGAATTCCCATTATAACACTCAATAAAAGTTTCCAATTGAATAAACTAGTATTCGTGCGTTGTGAAGTAAATTTTGGAAGACTGTAAATGTTATAATACCAGATAAAAATAGAAAACATCAATGTAATCGAAGAGTTTATAATGATGTCGGGAATAGTAATAAAAGGATCAAATAATTTTGGAATCGAAGCAAGGATTGCCAATGCTATAGAACTTCCCCAGATAACTCGTTGAGAAACTTGAAAGCGTTTTAGTTTTTCCATAATTTATTTAGTTGTTCTTAATCTTCTTTTGTCAAAGATAAATTTATTTTAGAAAATTTCTCTTCTTGTTGATTCGATTGATAGCTAATTAATAGTAACTCTTTTAGCTCCCAAAATAGTACCAAAATTCATATTTTGTACAAATCCTATTATTTCAAACTCTTTGGTATTGAAATCTTTTAATAAAGACATCGAAACAATCCCTTTAATATTTCCAGTTAATGCAACACTATGTAATTGACGTACAATTTGAAAATGTGATAAAACTCGATTGGCATTCTCGCCTCTTTTTACATTGCTTTTAGCCGATTTTTGTACAACGGCCAATACCAAACGATTATTTTTTGACGCTTTATTTACATTGTAACTCACATTCAATTTAGTATCTAACAGAGTTGCTTCCAAAGATAAATCTACAATTGAGGGTTTCGCAAGAGCAACTTTAATTGCATTTCTCACAACAGTTTCCTGCGAACCGATATATTCAGTTGTTCCGTTAACGATTAGCTGTGGTGTATAAATTGGCTCTTTGCCTAGATATTTAGCATATTCATATTGTCTTTTGGTATAATCAGCGTTACTGAAAATATCTTTCCAACCTTGTCTATCCCAGTAATCTACATGGAAAGCTAAAATATAGACATTGTCTTCTTTGTATTCACTTTGTAGTTTTCCCAATAATTCATCTGAGGGAGGACAACTTGAACAGCCTTCGGAAGTATATAATTCTAAAAGAGCAAAACCTTTTACGGCTTTTTTATCTATATTATTTTGACTATAAACTGTCATTCTGGTTAGAAATAGAAAGCTTATAAAAACGAAAATTAGTTTTATTTTTCTCATGATTCATATTTTAATATAAGCCTCATCTATTGACAAGGCTTATAAAAGTAAATTTACAGAATATTAATTTCAACACGAATGTTTCCTCTTGTAGCTTTAGAATAAGGACAGGTTTGATGTGCTTTATCTGCAAGTTCTTTAGCGGTTTCAGGATCTAATCCCGGAAGACTGATATTCAAACGTGCCTGTAATGAATATTCTCCGGCTGTTAAAGCCAAATCTACTTCGGTATCTACGGCAGTTTCTGCAGGAAGTTTTATGTTCATTGCTCCTGCGGCCTTTCCCATTGCTCCTATGAAACATGCAGACCATCCAGCGGCAAATAATTGTTCAGGATTTGTCCCAGGTTTTGAAGAGCCTGGAGAACTCAGTTTAATATTTAATTGATCATCAGAACTTCTTGAAGAGCCTTCACGTCCTCCTGTTGTGTGTGTTTTCCCTGTATAAAGAATTTTTTCTGGTTGTGGGATGTTTAAATTTTCCATGATTGTGTTTTTAAAATTGTTATTGAAATTGAAATTGATTTTTGATATTGATATTGAAACCGTTATTTTTCTTTAGCAAAAGCAGCTACATCGATAATTGCCTTAGCGAAGGCTTTTGGGTCTTCTTGCGGTACATTATGCCCGATGCCATTTAAAACTCGATGCTCGTATTTACCGATGTATTTATCAGCATAAGCTTTTCCATCTGCATTAGCGCCATCAAAATCACTTGCGATAGTGATAGTCGGAACTGTGATTGCTGGTCGTGATGCTAAACGTTTTTCTAAGCTATCATATTTAGATTCGCCTGCTTCAAGTGATTGACGCCATCTGTAATTATGAATTACAATTGCTACGTGGTCTGAATTATCAAATGATTGTGCCGTTTGATCGTAAGTAGCTTTGTCAAAATTCCATAACGGAGAAGCCAATTTCCAGATTTGTTTATTGAATTCATAAGTATTTTGAGTGTAGCCTAATTTTCCTCTTTCTGTAGCAAAATAATATTGATACCACCATCCTAATTCAGCTTTAGGCGGAAGCGGTTTTAAATTTGCTTCAAGATTTACAACCAAATATCCACTTACGGAAACCAATCCCTGCAAACGTTCTGGCCAAAGTGCAGCCATAACCACTGCTGTTCTTGCACCCCAATCAAAACCACCTATAATGGCTTTGTCAATTTTAAGCGCATCCATAAAATCCATAATGTCTTTTGCTAATGCAGCCTGTTGCCCATTTCTAAAAGTATCTTTTGAAAGAAAACGAGTAGTACCAAATCCTCTTAAATAAGGAGTAATTACTCTATATCCTTTAGAAACTAAAATTGGAACCACCTCATTATAACTGTGAATATCATAAGGCCAGCCGTGAAGTAAAATAACTGGTTGCCCGTTTGAAGGTCCCGCTTCGGTGTAACCAACATTTAATAATCCAGCATTAATTTGCTTTAATGTTCCAAGAGAAGAGCTTACTGTTATCTCTTTTGCTTTTTGATTTTCTGATTGTGCAGTAATTTGTGTTATTGTGAAAAATAAAACTGCTATTAAAACTGTTTTAATTGCTATCATGTTGATGATATTGTTTTGGATTTTTGCTATTGTTTTCATAATCTTTAATTATTTGGTTATTAGCTAATTTCTTCGTCAAAAGTACATCTGTTATTATTTTTATACTATCAGAAAAGAGTTCAAATGGACGAAGTAAGGATTGAAATGGACAGGCCTAAAGCTGAAATTTATTTCTTCATAACAAGAATAGGTTTCCCTTTTTCGACTACATAAGTTGCCAGTTCTGAAGCTTTTGCATCGCTATTGTTTTTTGCAGAATGAAATTTTCCTGCTGGAATAAAAAGTACTTCTCCAGCTTTGAGTGTCACCGGCAGTTGCCCCTCAATTTCATATTCTAAAGAACCTTCAAGAACATAAATGATTTCTTCTCCGGGATGATTGTGTTTTCCAAAAGCTGTGTGAGGTTCAAAATCTATTTTAGCCTGAACAGCTTCTCTACCATCAAAACTAAGATCATGTTTTTGCAGATCTGTACGTATAATACCAGACTTTTGTGCCATTGCACTATTGGAAATGATAAATGCTAAAATGCCAAGAACGGTACTAGCATAAAATTTAAAGTTTTTATTTGTTTTCATTTTGTTGATTTTAAGTTATTTGATTATCAGTGAATTTCTTTGTCAAAAGTATCTTGATAACCCTTTATTTAAAATCAAAAAATAGCCCAAGCGG
The Flavobacterium sp. 5 DNA segment above includes these coding regions:
- a CDS encoding nuclear transport factor 2 family protein; amino-acid sequence: MDNFSTNTALITALLMNYFNGVYTGDVTQLRSVFHPQTLLAGDINGQSYFKTLDQYLEGVKNRKSPKELGEEFKMKIISLEIINNTAVAKTQVPILGYNYYDQLSLAIVDGKWIIVNKLLTNVNQ
- a CDS encoding TetR/AcrR family transcriptional regulator is translated as MSKAERTRQFIIETSAPIINKKGMAGTSLTDIMEATKLAKGGIYGNFENKEEICTESFLYLRAQLAKQLDSALLKGKSAEERLFNLLKVYSNLENMDEGCPIMNFGLEADDTNPIIREHVKKAIFSAQKRFYTIVEDGIKNNQLSPEFDAEQFSIKAFAMIEGAILLTKVIGSDTQMKIILEGIKDEFKRYVL
- a CDS encoding nitronate monooxygenase family protein, whose protein sequence is MWNSTKITQLLGIDYPILQGPMGAGFFTTALLASVSNAGGLGSFGAYTLSPEEILEADKKIKEATNKPYNINLWVNDVDAALVNYPPEKLERIKQLFKPYFDELGVPLPDLSTDIPSKFEKQVEALFEIKPAVFSFIFGIPSKEILNESRRLGIKTVGAATTLDEALALEEAKVDAIVAAGFEAGGHRPSFLRPAQDSFTGLFTLLQQIKAKTNTPIIAAGGIADAKGIVAALTLGADAVQIGTAFLATDESGATPLHRQMLFSDESNHTTISKSLTGRMGRMIHNRISQNIAFETEVLPFPLQTKLIAPLKVAALAQGKTEMISFWSGQNTSSLKYHSANELMHALITETGNLIV
- a CDS encoding 4-oxalocrotonate tautomerase family protein, with amino-acid sequence MPYVKIEVTREGVTREQKQQLIAGITALITDVLDKDPNLTHVVIQEIELDDWGFAGEQVSVLREKGITAQKK
- a CDS encoding SDR family NAD(P)-dependent oxidoreductase; this encodes MSKVIFITGATKGFGRIWAEAFLKRGDRVVATGRNAEALQDLKKSYGDLVLPIQLDVNDRNASFEAVSKAKEHFGRIDVLINNAGYGLFGAVEETSEEEARNQMETNFFGVLWLSQAVLPIMREQKSGHIIQVSSFLGLVTLPVLGLYNASKFAVEGLSETLASEVKGFGINVSLVEPNGYTTDWSGESAFQTQSIEAYNPVKAGFSEAVSTPGIFGKPEATASVILKLVDNPNPPLRLLLGSFAYPTVKKVYEERLESFSDWKSVSDEAHGE
- a CDS encoding SDR family NAD(P)-dependent oxidoreductase; translated protein: MKTVIVTGASTGIGKSIAQLFLEKGYNVVINSANLGNLESTYKELGHPNQLAMVHGDISLIATGKKLVETAVERFGSVDVLINNAGIFEPKSFLDVEEQDLDKFYNINLKGTFFTSQSAVKQMLQQSQGSIINIGTVLVDHAIDGFPATAPISSKGGIHAFTRQLATEFGKNNIRVNAIAPGIIRSPLQAKTGVDNADSLAGLHLLNRIGETSDVAQLAYYLAESNFVTGEIINLDGGHVAGHSIR
- a CDS encoding MFS transporter, producing the protein MKTLKENHQGFSTILALAFIPLSGFATDIYLPSLPAMANDLHVSASAVQLSLVVFMFSVGISQFFIGSILDSFGRYKIGLASLALFSITSFVIALVSDIYVIYAMRIIQGITIALIVVGKRAYFVDLFSGEKLKNYISLFSIIWASAPIMAPFLGGYLQNSFGWRSNFYFLGGLSLVFLVLELIYSGESLKHYHPFKLKLIAKTYSDMLKTTDFILGLLIIGICFGVVLVYSLSGPFIIERVLGYSAITTGYSSLLSGFSLMTGGIIAKSLIKKPLAQKVSIAFGIQILLVLLMILTASWASNLYTLMGFIIGIHIAGGFIFNILYGYCLSRFSKNAGVASGLTGGVMYMISSVFSYGFANLFHVKSQLLLGIADLSLLVNVVILFVIFNKYRLKSTQDSSVKVELNTLVKA
- a CDS encoding Crp/Fnr family transcriptional regulator, with product MEAKTILKEHVSKIATLTDAEFDYFFSHFKPETFKKGQAIITEGQDVDKEYFVLSGCLKTFFLNDELKMYILQFAMPTWWASDYLALYNKTKATVNVDCISDVEILSLANSDREKVCAEMHQIEHFFRWRTNRGYVATQKRLLSFMNNDTKTRYEELLALYPALYNMVPKHLIASYLGVSRETLSRLYNASK
- a CDS encoding YceI family protein, translating into METQNFKIANAQSSVNWIGKKVTGQHNGTINIEEGNFTIVNGDLVAGNVVIDTTSIVILDVTDPATNQQFAGHLASDDFFSTEKFKTAFLDITSVAKQNEVNYFVEGNLTIKAITHPIGFNLKVNTSEDELSASGKIIIDRTKYDMKFRSGNFFTNLGDTLIYNEFELDVNLTAKLA